From the candidate division KSB1 bacterium genome, one window contains:
- a CDS encoding glycosidase, producing MFKLQRVGNAVLEPIPENAWESQAVFNPAAIREGEHVILIYRAVEGDNYSTLGYAKLERNGRVVERWPQPVLRREAAYEQRGVEDPRLARFDGRYYLVYVAYDSVNVRVCLASTTDFKNIQKHGIIIPDLWDKDAMLFPELVAGKLILMHRLEPNIQLAFFSDLEHLLRPEKDYWQKHVAALDHYTVMRPAFWWEAKKIGGGAPPIATPEGWLVIYHGVDDKLVYRAGAALLDYENPLRVIARFPDPILEPERPFEKIGDVPNVVFPTGTALFGEELLVYYGGADKAIGMARASLEELLHELRRFRL from the coding sequence ATGTTCAAACTGCAGCGTGTTGGCAACGCCGTTCTCGAACCGATCCCGGAAAACGCCTGGGAATCACAGGCCGTATTCAATCCCGCGGCCATTCGGGAAGGCGAGCATGTGATCCTGATCTATCGCGCGGTCGAGGGTGACAACTATTCGACGCTGGGCTACGCCAAACTCGAGCGCAACGGCAGGGTGGTGGAACGCTGGCCGCAACCGGTTCTGCGCCGCGAGGCGGCGTACGAGCAACGCGGTGTCGAAGATCCCCGTCTGGCCAGGTTTGACGGGCGCTATTATCTGGTCTATGTCGCCTACGACAGCGTCAACGTGCGTGTCTGCCTGGCGTCCACCACCGATTTCAAGAACATTCAGAAACACGGCATCATCATTCCCGATCTGTGGGACAAGGATGCCATGCTCTTTCCGGAACTGGTGGCAGGCAAATTGATTCTGATGCACCGCCTGGAACCGAATATTCAACTCGCTTTTTTCAGCGACCTGGAGCATCTGCTACGGCCGGAAAAGGATTACTGGCAGAAGCATGTGGCGGCACTGGACCACTACACCGTCATGCGGCCAGCGTTTTGGTGGGAGGCCAAAAAGATCGGCGGCGGTGCCCCGCCCATTGCGACACCGGAGGGATGGCTGGTGATTTATCATGGCGTGGATGACAAACTGGTGTATCGCGCCGGTGCCGCCTTGCTGGATTATGAAAATCCCCTGCGCGTCATCGCGCGCTTCCCCGATCCCATCCTTGAACCGGAACGCCCGTTCGAAAAGATCGGGGACGTCCCCAATGTGGTTTTTCCAACCGGTACCGCACTCTTCGGCGAGGAATTACTGGTCTATTACGGCGGCGCGGACAAGGCCATTGGC
- a CDS encoding sugar ABC transporter permease, which produces MHSRNYIGYLFVTPYALHFAIFIGFPLVFSLVLLFHRWDIIAPMVWVGGDNFARLVHDHLFWQAMLNTASFLLLHIPLQIVVALFLALQLNQRFKLRGFFRAAFFLPVVVSGVVVAILWDQLYAQDSGVLNALLAQIGLPKVGWLTDPNLAMPAIALMATWKNVGLYIVLFLVGLQSVPPQLYEAAELDGAGAWQKFRRVTLPLLNPTIFMIVILSTIGGFSLFIEPYVMTGGGPMNRTLSAMLYIYKQGFFFYHMGYAATLGFAFAMIVLMVVLLQQRLVERE; this is translated from the coding sequence ATGCACTCTCGCAATTACATCGGTTATTTGTTTGTCACCCCCTACGCCCTGCATTTCGCCATTTTCATCGGCTTCCCCCTGGTGTTCTCGCTGGTGCTGCTCTTTCACCGTTGGGACATCATCGCACCGATGGTGTGGGTGGGAGGGGACAATTTTGCCAGACTCGTGCACGACCATCTGTTCTGGCAGGCAATGTTGAACACCGCCAGTTTTCTGCTGCTGCACATTCCGCTGCAAATCGTCGTGGCACTGTTTCTCGCCCTGCAATTGAATCAGCGTTTCAAGCTCAGGGGATTCTTCCGTGCCGCTTTTTTTCTGCCGGTGGTGGTGAGCGGCGTGGTTGTCGCAATTCTGTGGGATCAGCTTTACGCGCAGGACTCCGGTGTCCTCAACGCCCTGCTCGCACAAATCGGGCTGCCCAAAGTCGGCTGGCTGACCGACCCGAACCTGGCCATGCCCGCGATTGCCCTCATGGCCACGTGGAAGAACGTCGGTCTTTACATCGTGCTTTTTCTGGTTGGCCTGCAAAGCGTGCCGCCGCAACTGTACGAAGCCGCCGAACTTGACGGCGCCGGCGCCTGGCAGAAATTCCGGCGTGTCACCCTGCCTCTGCTGAATCCCACGATCTTCATGATCGTCATTCTCTCCACCATTGGCGGCTTTTCCCTCTTCATCGAGCCCTACGTCATGACCGGCGGCGGACCGATGAACCGCACGCTGTCGGCGATGCTTTACATCTACAAACAAGGCTTCTTTTTTTATCACATGGGCTATGCCGCCACGCTGGGGTTCGCGTTTGCGATGATTGTGCTGATGGTGGTGCTGCTGCAGCAACGGCTGGTTGAGCGGGAATGA
- a CDS encoding extracellular solute-binding protein → MIVLGLLALLFAGGCRNEPASNRPELLYWSANNPYEQEVARVVVQEWNALHPALRVHHQPIPEGQSSEEVILAAIAGRTTPDIYSNAWPGDVEFYVRAKALVALDQFPDCDSVLNSRCTPEVVAQSRARDGRLYQMPWKTNPIMMMYNPGLFRQIGFDRPPATYSGYLAAAAKLHDSLSCWIGMSDIRVLWWQRFFDFYPLYLAASGGRTLVSGDSVLFENAGAIAAMSFLQTLFRRGYFPRQKMSATGDFFLRGRVATRFTGPWEISHAEKYKPAGFEYDFAPIPVPDGHRGPVYTFGDLKNIVIFSTCRRPRAAWEFVKFMVSRRNDLRLLETASQLPLRKNMLNDALFAGYFAANPRMIAFAQQAEYVRGVDQSPGMKEVFDAISQEYEAAVVYAAKSPAAAVRDAAKRVRLILE, encoded by the coding sequence ATGATCGTTCTCGGATTGCTCGCCCTGCTGTTTGCAGGCGGCTGCCGCAATGAGCCAGCCTCCAACCGTCCGGAGCTGCTCTATTGGTCCGCCAACAATCCCTACGAGCAGGAGGTGGCGCGCGTGGTGGTGCAGGAATGGAACGCATTGCATCCCGCGCTGCGCGTGCATCATCAACCGATTCCGGAGGGCCAGTCCAGTGAGGAGGTGATTCTCGCCGCCATCGCCGGCCGCACCACGCCGGATATCTACTCCAATGCCTGGCCGGGTGACGTCGAGTTTTATGTCCGTGCCAAAGCACTCGTTGCACTCGATCAATTTCCGGATTGTGACAGTGTGCTCAATTCGCGTTGCACACCCGAGGTGGTGGCACAATCGCGCGCGCGTGACGGCAGACTCTACCAGATGCCGTGGAAAACCAATCCCATCATGATGATGTACAACCCCGGGTTGTTTCGGCAAATCGGCTTTGACCGGCCGCCCGCCACCTATTCCGGGTATCTTGCCGCCGCCGCGAAGCTGCACGACAGTCTCTCATGCTGGATCGGCATGAGTGACATCCGGGTCCTGTGGTGGCAGCGCTTTTTTGATTTTTATCCCTTGTATCTTGCCGCCAGTGGTGGCAGGACTCTGGTCTCCGGTGACAGCGTGCTGTTTGAAAATGCCGGCGCCATTGCCGCGATGAGTTTTTTGCAAACCCTGTTTCGCCGGGGCTATTTTCCCCGGCAAAAGATGTCCGCCACTGGTGATTTCTTTCTTCGGGGAAGGGTGGCGACGCGCTTCACCGGACCGTGGGAAATCAGCCATGCGGAAAAATACAAACCGGCGGGTTTCGAGTATGATTTCGCGCCCATACCGGTGCCGGACGGTCACCGCGGGCCGGTTTATACCTTCGGCGATTTGAAGAACATCGTCATCTTCTCCACCTGCCGGCGGCCGCGCGCGGCATGGGAATTTGTCAAGTTCATGGTGTCGCGCCGCAATGATTTGCGCCTGCTGGAAACCGCCAGCCAGTTGCCCCTGCGCAAAAACATGCTCAACGATGCGCTGTTTGCCGGTTATTTCGCCGCTAACCCGCGCATGATTGCCTTTGCGCAACAGGCCGAATACGTGCGCGGTGTCGACCAATCGCCGGGGATGAAGGAAGTCTTCGATGCGATATCGCAGGAATACGAGGCGGCTGTCGTGTACGCCGCCAAATCGCCGGCAGCGGCGGTGCGCGATGCCGCAAAACGGGTGCGGTTGATTTTGGAATGA
- a CDS encoding carbohydrate ABC transporter permease codes for MHKILRYFVLSLAALVFIYPFLWMLSATLRPENEIGGLTLLPSQWTLANYAAVFQKIPLLRALANSLLVSLAVVASVLVFGSMTGFALARLHFRGRSLIFLLVLLTMILPVQLTLIPLYILMVKFGWLDTYLALIVPHGINALGVLMFRQAFKAIPQDVIDAARLDGAGEFGILFRIFWPLSLPTLITVAILTFMGIWNEVLWPMLTIRKSELMVMPQLVALFVTGGAAESQLGVQLAAATLLALPIVIAYAFFQKYFIASLAATGLKE; via the coding sequence ATGCACAAAATCCTGCGGTACTTTGTCCTGAGTCTCGCCGCCCTGGTTTTCATCTATCCCTTTTTGTGGATGCTCTCCGCCACGCTGCGGCCGGAAAACGAGATCGGCGGGCTCACGCTGTTGCCGTCACAATGGACACTGGCGAACTACGCTGCAGTTTTCCAGAAAATCCCCCTGCTGCGCGCCCTTGCCAACAGCCTGTTGGTGTCGCTTGCGGTGGTGGCGAGCGTGCTGGTGTTCGGATCGATGACCGGCTTCGCACTTGCCCGCTTGCATTTTCGCGGCCGGAGCCTGATCTTTCTGCTGGTGTTGCTCACCATGATTTTGCCCGTGCAGTTGACCCTCATTCCGTTGTACATTCTCATGGTGAAGTTTGGCTGGCTGGATACTTACCTTGCACTCATCGTGCCGCATGGCATCAATGCCCTGGGCGTGTTGATGTTTCGCCAGGCCTTCAAAGCCATTCCCCAGGATGTGATCGATGCGGCCCGCCTCGATGGTGCCGGCGAGTTCGGTATTCTCTTTCGCATCTTCTGGCCGCTCTCGCTGCCGACCCTGATCACGGTTGCCATCTTGACGTTCATGGGAATCTGGAACGAAGTGTTGTGGCCGATGTTGACGATTCGCAAGAGCGAGCTGATGGTCATGCCGCAGCTTGTGGCGTTGTTCGTTACGGGCGGCGCCGCCGAGAGCCAGCTCGGTGTGCAGTTGGCCGCGGCGACTCTGCTGGCTTTGCCGATCGTGATTGCATATGCGTTTTTTCAAAAGTATTTCATTGCAAGCCTGGCGGCCACGGGATTGAAGGAATAA
- a CDS encoding glycoside hydrolase family 9 protein encodes MAATVFPVLAAALGACTPQQTPQPRLANLSHLNSLYEDIKIDGRPMAIIHIYSEYPDYQWVDDSDEGIACVDDAARAAVVYLRHFELTGDSANLRRCRSLIEFCRYMQADDGLFYNFIFPDHAINRDGPTSRKSLGWWTARGVWALAEGYRIFRDRDPAYAGLLQQHLHKTFGHLDTLLQRHPTIDTIKGFPAPRWLLHNAAGDATSELVLGLAAYYRATAEPRVKAYLEKFGEAFVAMQAGDRNHFPFGAILSWQNVWHGWANGQTQALATIAALLQREDFLAAARREAEFFYPYLQQQGFPREMEFRRDGNRVHAVKIDRFPQIAYALRPMIVGALRVAESTGDPRFAVRAAELAQWFFGENAAGAHMYDPPTGRGFDGILSEKDINRNAGAESTIEALYTMLELEANPVARRKLWERSAARQPPAAAQKHTGRAAPGKML; translated from the coding sequence GTGGCTGCAACCGTTTTCCCGGTGCTGGCCGCTGCGCTGGGCGCGTGCACACCACAGCAAACCCCGCAGCCGCGGCTCGCCAACCTGTCACATTTGAATTCGCTTTATGAAGACATCAAAATTGACGGCCGGCCGATGGCGATCATCCACATCTATTCGGAATATCCCGACTATCAATGGGTCGATGACAGCGACGAGGGCATCGCCTGTGTCGATGACGCCGCACGCGCGGCTGTGGTCTACCTGCGGCATTTCGAATTGACCGGTGACAGCGCGAACCTGCGCCGCTGCCGCAGCCTGATCGAGTTTTGTCGCTACATGCAGGCCGACGACGGCCTGTTTTACAATTTCATTTTTCCCGATCATGCCATCAATCGCGACGGTCCGACGAGCCGCAAGAGCCTGGGCTGGTGGACGGCCCGCGGGGTGTGGGCACTGGCAGAAGGCTATCGCATTTTTCGCGACCGCGATCCGGCCTACGCCGGGTTGCTGCAGCAGCACCTGCACAAAACGTTCGGGCATCTCGACACGCTGCTGCAACGCCATCCCACCATCGACACCATCAAGGGCTTCCCTGCGCCGCGCTGGTTGCTGCACAACGCCGCGGGCGACGCCACCTCCGAGCTGGTTCTCGGTTTGGCCGCCTATTATCGCGCCACGGCCGAGCCGCGGGTCAAAGCTTATCTGGAGAAATTCGGGGAAGCCTTTGTGGCCATGCAGGCTGGCGACCGGAACCATTTCCCCTTCGGTGCGATCCTTTCGTGGCAGAATGTCTGGCACGGCTGGGCCAATGGCCAGACGCAGGCCCTGGCAACGATCGCCGCGCTGCTGCAGCGGGAGGATTTCCTCGCTGCGGCAAGACGGGAAGCCGAGTTCTTCTACCCGTATTTGCAGCAGCAAGGTTTTCCGCGGGAAATGGAATTCCGCCGTGACGGCAACCGGGTGCACGCCGTGAAAATCGACCGCTTTCCACAAATCGCCTACGCTCTGCGCCCGATGATCGTGGGCGCGCTGCGTGTCGCGGAAAGCACGGGTGATCCGCGTTTCGCGGTGCGCGCGGCAGAGCTGGCGCAATGGTTTTTTGGGGAGAACGCCGCCGGGGCACACATGTATGATCCGCCAACCGGACGCGGTTTCGACGGCATTCTCTCGGAAAAAGACATCAACCGCAACGCCGGCGCCGAATCAACCATCGAAGCATTGTACACCATGCTCGAACTCGAAGCCAATCCGGTGGCACGTCGAAAACTGTGGGAAAGAAGCGCAGCGCGCCAGCCGCCCGCCGCTGCGCAGAAGCACACCGGCAGGGCAGCACCAGGGAAGATGCTCTGA